The genomic window AGGACATTTCTTACATGTCATTAACACCACTGAAGAGCCTTCAGTTCCTTCTCTATTTTTAATCATGACACATTTAAATCACTGAACCAGCTTCTTTAATCATTTCTCTAAAGCACGGGAAATCAGAGTTTCAGAAAATGATGAGTTTCCTCCCACATATACATATGGATTACAGTTATGAAAACAGACAAAATATTTATGCACGTATGTAAAACACTCCCCACGCAACTAAATTCAGTTACTTTCCAACTTTATTTGAAAAGACAGTAAAAATACACTTGGATAACTTTTATGGAAAATTCTCTTACCCTCCCagtattggatttttttttttttaagtaatagTGGATATGATTTCATTTTGATTGGCAATTTGTTAAAAACGTGTATATCCACAAATGGGGCTAAGCATAGAAAGATGAAGGAAACAAGTACCTGTAATTGCTCCATTGTACAACTAAAACTAACATCTGGGTGTGATCCTGAATCACTgttctgaagggaaaaaaagcaaagaaacagcAATGTctaatgtatttaaaaaatatctcgaaattgcattttttcctttgaggGTGCTGGGAGTACAGTACCTCTACATTTAAGGTCACCAAATAGGAAGGCTGATAAGTTTTATGAAGTTGATTGTTCTAAATTAGAAACAAAGAACATATTAAAAAGCCAGGTCTCAGCATTAAAACAGACTAAAGAAACACCTTGATCTGTAAAAATTACCTTGATCTGATATTCCAAGCGCCAAGACACATCAGTTATATGGAGAGGAGATCTGCCTATGCTGGAAGACACAACAGTTACAAGTCCTCTATGCTAAAAGAAAAGGTCATTTTCTCAAGCTGTCCATCAATAAAGAACTTTTCATGATCCTGGTAATGCTTCTTGGGAAGTTCTAAAAGGTTATTTTAGAGTAGAATTTCAAATGAAGAAAAGTTTCAATAGCTGTTTTCTAGAGTTTGTTAAAAAtgcactttattttttaatggcaCAATATTACTTACTTTAATCACCTAAAGTATGCAGAAGTGTTTTCCAGGACAGTTTCAAACTAACTGTAAGTGAAACCATGTCTCTGCTGAGTGGTTGACCTACCTTCCCAATAGGATTTCCAATGcatccttgtttttctgaagcaagagaaaaaaaaattactaggTTCAATAAATTCCtatgaaataagaaaaattaatatgCTAAAGTTGGTTTAAAAACCTGATATTCGGTGCAAAATTGTTCTATTCTCTCTTTATCCAGTTTGCAGTCTTCTAGGCACGTGctacagggaaaaagaatttattagTTTTCTGTTAACATTAACTCAGCAGTACACTTCTAAGTAACAACTGCTAGAAAAATGGTGTAGCTTCCAAGTATGAGTACCTTATAGCAGATATGTCAGctttctgcttccctgcctCCAGAATACACATTGCAGCCGCAGCATGGCAATGTTTTAATACTGTAGGGTCAATATCTTTCAGGTCTGGATCGTCTAAAATAAATGAATTACTGATGACACACTTATTTGCCAAACCCCAGCACACGGTACCAAAGGCTGCTGCTCGCCCTTTGAACGCTATCCTTCCCACAAAAACGTCAAAATGAAACACGTTTGGTGTTTCAGAGCGAGAGGACAGAACAAGCAGGCAAGGTGTGAGGAGGCGGAGGAGAAGGTGAGGGGCAGAAGCACCGGCTGGGGCGAGCCGTACCAGGCGGGGCTGTGCGGCGCTGAGCGCCCGCCGCCCCTACAGCTCCTTCCcgttaaaaacaaaaagaaaaggggaaaaaaaaaccaaaaaaaaaaaaggaaagaaggaaaacctCAGTTTCCTCTGCGAGCCCCATCCGCGAACCTCAGCAGCCTCTTAATGGCGAgaagcggggctggggccaCCGGCCGGGAGGGGCACCGGgaccgcccgcccgccgccccggcccggcacCGGCGGCTCGCTCCgtccgcggcggcggcggcggagtcATTAACAGCGCAAAATTAATTGCACGGCCGCGCACCCTCGGCCCGGGGCTGCCGTGGGACGCGTCCCCGCGCGAAAAGCCCCGCAGGGTGGCAGAGAGGGAACACCGCCCCCTTAGCCCGGCCCACCCCGCGGACACGAACGCGCGCGGGGACCCTTCTCGGCCCGCTCCCCTTATTTCGGACAGCTCGGAGCTTTAGCGGAGCGGGCGAGCATTAGCGATGACACCCCGCGCAGCGGCACCCTGGAGCCGCCCGggggcaggagccgccccgcgGGTGTGCGCGGGCAGCGCCCGCTGCAGCGCGGACACGCGCGAACATCCGCGGGGGCGGCCGGAGCCCCGCGCCCGCCTGCGCGCCCCGCGGAGCGGCGCGGCCCGCACCCGCCGCCGCGGCGCGCCTTACCCAACGCGGCCTGCGGGTCATCCAGGAGGCTGCGGAAGGCGGCGCGGAGGAGGGCGGCGAACGGGCGGCGGGGGAAGCGGCGGGGGTCGCCCAGCAGCCGCCACCCGCCCTGCGCGTACGGCGACAGCTCCATTGTGGGCGCCGTGACCTTCGACACGCGCCCACGTGACGCGCGCGCAGCTGATCGCGGGCGCGaggcggggccgccgccgccgcggggcgggcgcgggcggGGCGCGAGGCGCCGGTGCCGGTGCGCGGCCGCGGAGCCCGCGCGGGGCGcgccccccccccgccccgctgccctgccccacccggccccgccgcccccctgCCCTCTCCACGCGTGTCCCCCTCGCTCCCTGGGACTCGGAGTGGGAGGTGGTGCCGTTTCCGTGGGAGATGCGCCGCAAGGGCGTGTTTTGGGGTGTAATTAGCTCTGAATGAGTCTTAAAAGTGTTCGTATCTCATGAAATCCCTAAAGCGCTTGTATCTCAGTAGATGTCTGACGTGCATGTGTTGGTGTGAAGCTTTACAACCCAAAAATGTCGTGCGGGCAATCTCAGTCCTCAGGAGCAGAGCCTTGTCCCTTCGTTACAGGGAATCATAGAACCattgaggctggaaaaggcGTTCGAGATCGCCAAGTCCATCCCTCGCCTGGATAGCACCATACCCACCCAAGCACAGCAGAGCGCCACAATCCACTCGGGGTTTTTGACATTTCctgggatggtgactccatcacctccctggagagcctgttccaatgcctaaCCACTCTTCCAGGAAAGAATGTTATTTTGCTTCTGAAACGTCCATGTGTGTCATCAGATATTCCCCCCCTCTCCCCACGGTTATAGATTTGCATATCAAACCACGTTTTTACCTGTGGTTATGGCCAGCTGAAACATGAACTTACTACTAAACTAATTCCTTTTCTCCTAAAGTAATTTTCTAGCCAGGATTGCTTTTGTATTTTGGCAAAAGGCTCTGTGCTTTTTTGATATACAAAAAATAGTTTCAGATAGCCCAAACAGCCTTTGGTGGTGATTTAGGAAAGGTGTACAACTGCCATCTGAAAACATTTCCATGAAAATCAAATAAATCCTTCACGAGATATTAACCTCTTATGTTAGCATTTTATTCTTTAAGTATTGAAACATTGCCATAATCCTCAAAAATACTGAAGTTTACTTAAGTAACTTAAAAGTAAACAATTAAATATTGTGTGGTTATATCTCAGCTAAGGACCAAATTGGTACTGATGTAATCAGAAAAGGTAAAGGCCTTAGTGTGTTACATGAATCATTAATCATGATGTATATGACCTTTGGAGTTCATGTACAGAAAATGTTTTAgatctaatttttttctttgtgtgtgtcTATTCTGCATGGTCAAGAATGTTACTGTGTTACTTGGCATTCTTTATTGAACAAACATTTCTGTTGGACATTTCTTAAAGGAAAATGCAGTGCTGAAAGCTACTCAGCCTAAAAAATATGAGGAGAAGCTAAAGGCCTTTGCCagattcattattttaaaataatatctaTACAATatcaaaatgaacaaaaaatttaatttttttctgaactttCATGGTGATTGACTGGTAGCTAATTTAACCAAAAAGCTGTTTGGAATTTGTATCCATCACTCTCACTAATTACAACCCGCCATATAAATGCTTGGTCCAGCTTTGGAGGCCAGTTCCAGCTTTGTCCTAGCACAGATTGTAAGATTAGACTTTATCAAATCTCACCACAAcacctttttgtttttatttgaatCATGCTATATTTGAGATCATCCAtccacttcttttctttttcatttttttgtgattttaatatttttgtgatattaattaattaacatTTTTTGCAAACCCAGCCAGTGCATGCATCTCCTTCAGTATGGATGCAGGCTATCAAAAGATTCTGCCTCCAGTTTCCTGTGAGTTGTCTGACCACTGTGTTATAAAAACACACATTTATATACCTAGGTCTTAATTGTGCCCAAATTAAAGAGGAAAATCATACTGGCTGCAGGATCAGGCTCTCAGTTCTAACTCTCCTGTACAATATTAGGCCTCATGATACTGTGCAGAATGAACATGGAATGTTTTGGAACACGATCTGAATTACTATTTCTGGCCTGATACATAAAAATTAATACCACTGAACTGACAAACTGCAAGCTTCAGAATCTGTCAGACAGAAGCcccagtctttttttttcttttttctttcccagaagCAAGAAAGTGGTGGTGACAGGCAGGTGGGCTGACAAAATAAggctttctctctttttttggtaTGGTTGTCAAATATAGACATGATACCTAATAAAAGCCAGCATGAAatggaggagaggaaaaaccATAACATGGAGGAGAGGACAGAGTTCTGAGCTGTAGAATTACAAAGGTAAAGAGACCAGGGCTTTAAAAAAGGGTTGTCAcctaaaatatattaaaatgaaCACACATGGCATGATTGCACATTACAGCAATTTCTTCTTCAACATCCCATTATCATTTATAGCATACTGAAATCTATAAATTAACATCCAGCTTTAAAGGCGAAACAACTGCTCAAGAGTCATTGTAAGATTATGTTGTACATGTAACTCTCATCACAATTTCATCACAAAATTTATATTATCAAGTCCTCTACCCAGTCTCTCAGCttgatgttttttctttctttttccccccaagaAAGTCATGAGATGGATTCAGATGGGAAGATTGCTCTGAGATTTTACTAATTGTTTAGAGCATATACACATTTTAAAGAGCTGCTCTTTAAAATTTTCTAGAGAAATCTAACCTGTATATTGAATAAAGAAATTATGAGGGAAATGCATAAATACTGAATAATAATTTATCAAGGAAACAGACtacctcagcccctgccagatAGTAATTTTTACTGCTTGAGCTTTGTTGCTTAGAACAAAATAGTTCAAATAGAACAAAATGAGGGGAAATCATTAGCATCTCCAGAGGACTAATTCATAAAATTTAAACATTAGCATAAGTATTTCTGAAAAGTCTCAGATTAACATTTTTTAATCTATGTATTGCTCTTCAGTTAAGAGACAGTAACATAAGATGATATTCTAACACCAGTTTTCTGCCAAATTATTACTGCATTCCAAGAGTTTCTTCCACATATTGATGGATTGCCccttgaattttcttttaagtCAGTATCAAACCTTCcttattataaaatatatttttctgaataaaatattttaagcagatcaaaacagtaaaaataagTCAGTATTTtctacaaaaaatatttcttgctgGATTCATATCTTTAGAGACAGCATGATATCCAGATACTAGTAACTGACATAATCACAGAAATAAGGAAAAGGAGTCTGCATATGCCAGAAAGTCCAGGAAAATTTCTCTCATAATCACGGGCACAAAAGTGCAGTATATTAAATAAAGTACTGCCTTGAACCAGGCAATTATGTGAATTATTTAATTGGTATGATTATTGTAGGCAGTCCTCATATCTGCTGAAAATGCAGTACTTGTCacatattaaaaagaaaatatttgctttcagaaaTTTTTGGTATGTATTAATTTCAATAAATGCATTGTTTGTCTAGACACAAGGACTATTCAATAAAACATGCTTTGTTTGCTTACAAATAGTTCTGATTAACAGTTAAGGAACTTAGCTTTTTATTGAAATATGTGAAAGCACTTGATTTATTTTGGTAAGGTAAAACCTGTAGTAGTTGAATACATTTTTTACCAGATATTTAATCTTTTTTGGTCTATTTAACATGAAAACCATTTTTTCTACTAGATAGTATTTTTGGAGTTGAATGagattaatttattaaaaaataagtaGGTCTTATCTATTTACCTTTTGAATAACTTTATTCAACTTGCTTTTATCTTATATTTGTCAAAACTTAAAGTCTGCTGATTTTCCCTTCATACATTAAAAAAGCCAGATATTCCTaggctgtaggaaaaaaaaggaaaaaatccagagctttcacattttaattttactcTTAAACTATTGATATTTTAGTACTTTAAATACTCGGGAATAGAGGCAACCAGAGAAGTACCACTGCTTAAAACATTATAATTCCTCTGATTTCTTACAATTCAGGAAAATCTTACATATTATAAAAGTCCCCTTATTTTATCAAAACACAAATCAAACCTctaaaaatttatttgaattcatattttataatttcttgccaaataaaaaaaaacccacaaggatAATTTGCATACTTTATGTCCAAGATCATGCAAAAAACTgagtaataaaaaaatgtaaaaatctgTGGATGTGAGCCAGAGTCACTGTGATGTACTAGACAGTACATCCTCCAGGATAGCAGCTTTCTTGTTTTATCTGTTTTGACTTATTTTGAAGTCATTCTAATTAAAGAAAAGTCCTGTATTTACTGAATTTTCAGTCGCTctcttggtttctttttctttcacagagAAATAAAGCTATGTAGCTCATAATGTGTTTGCTCTTTCTTTGGATAAAACTCTGATGCCTTTGATTAAATTCGTGGAGGTTTACAAATGAGGCC from Agelaius phoeniceus isolate bAgePho1 chromosome 1, bAgePho1.hap1, whole genome shotgun sequence includes these protein-coding regions:
- the COMMD3 gene encoding COMM domain-containing protein 3 — protein: MELSPYAQGGWRLLGDPRRFPRRPFAALLRAAFRSLLDDPQAALDDPDLKDIDPTVLKHCHAAAAMCILEAGKQKADISAISTCLEDCKLDKERIEQFCTEYQKNKDALEILLGSIGRSPLHITDVSWRLEYQIKNNQLHKTYQPSYLVTLNVENSDSGSHPDVSFSCTMEQLQDLVGKLKDAAKSLERATQM